The genome window tGGACAAATTTATTACTGACATGTAGAGTAAAAATAACAAGAAGATATCTTTTCTTTTggtacgaaaaaaatattttttctcattttaatGGAACCCCCTGGTACAATTTCATAGCAAATGGTTACTGTGGGATTCAATGTCGACGGTCGTCATATTAACAAGACCAAGaagatttctttttctttataaaaaaaatagatattttgaTTAGATCTTAGCATCTGTTGATAATAATCACCAAGATAGTTACTGCCTTGCTAATTGATCGgtcaagattttttaaattgtgaagATTTCATTTGATATATCAAAAGTATAGGTCCTAAAACGGATCCTTGCAGCACACTTTATGTTACTCGACCAAAAAACTGAATCATCAAATTCTAACAACTTAACTGTGACGAGAGAAATATTTAAGTGAAAAAACAGactggaaattattattattattattttcaaaattaaaattcaagatTCCAACAAGGCTAACtgtgataaaaaataattgaatccAAATCGAACCAAATTGGGCTCAATTTTGTTGAGTGAAATAGGTGATAGTTTCGATGATAATTCCCTCAAGGGTCTCGACTCGACCCTCTtctgtatattattatacccCTATAAATCCAGCTCGGCACTTTTTCCGCAGCTGTGCTTTATATTGACCCAGATCATTAATAATTGTGCGCCGCCATCGCATCCAACAAAGAACGCGCCTGTTCTTTGGCAGAAATCTGATTACCTTCGGTCGCAAGCACTTCAGACAGGAAGTGGCTGTAGAGCGAGTGAACTCGAGCACATCGGAAGCACTTCCTGAAGCCATCAGATCGAAACGGATGTCTAATATTGTCGCGAtttcacatatttttttcgtgtccGATCAATCACCCGCGAAGAAGAAATCAAGGGATATCCGCTCGGTCGCCGTCGCtgccactttttcaaaattggaaTTCAAATTGGCAATTAGCGTTTCCGCTTCGGATCAGTCTAATTGGCGCGGACCAGATCGTCCTCCGAGAAAAAGGCCAACCGATCAAAAAACCGATCCAGGATGTCCAACTGGAGAAACAGGTTTTTGCCACCATCGCCGCTTAATTAGCGTGCCTCGTTGCGATTATGACGTTAACGTCCAGGTTTGTTTACTCGCGCAAGTCGCCCCCCGTTGGCGTTGCGCTAGGGTGCGTCACCTGTTTCGGCCGTCGGGCGCTCTTCGTCAGGCGGTTTCCACGATTCCGCGAACGTTCGGCACGTGTTCGGTATGCAGTCGGATCGCACCGCTCACCTGGACGGTGATGAGAACAGCTATGACCCGGAGTATGTGGCCTTGAAGATCAACGACTTCCGGAAAGTAGCCGCGCCTCTCGCGCCGCGATTTACGACGGCCAATCGAAGATCAAACGTGTTTGTGGCAACTCCGGGAAACCTTGACATTTCAGAGGGACGAcgtcaaaaatgacagttttttCGAGCGCGGACGCACGAGAAATTTATTGGACGCCCGGTGCGAGACAGGAGTGCGTCAGTGATTGTTTTTGGCGGTTTTTTGCAAACTAACCAGTGGCGTGCCGACTTTTCTAAACCAAGTCTCAAGAACTTGACAGAAAACGGCGCCTTTGAGAAACTTGTGAATGtattttttctcttaaaaatgttcttgttttttttttgaaaattttgtttaccaAACATGTAGATTTGTTTTTCCAGGAAAGCATTACGTAAGCTGTGTAGAATACACAACGGGAAACTTGTACTGGAAACTGGGTTTATTTGTTACCGCAGTAAACATCGCTGAATCCTTtctaaatgtattttttttgtatttgatatttattacaacttctGAATCTCTCCATTTATCTCACTGAGTTCCAAATTCTCTGAAATAATCAGCGAAATAAtcttatcaaattttaaaatagtgGTCATCACAATTTCTGATTTCTGTTTTTCGAAGTATAGAGTCTATAAGATTTCTAAAAATAAGTAGAatatgatcaacaaaaaaagagaTAAGAGGCggctatgaaaaacaaaatttctgaaaatgtgGCGTAACTTAGCAAACTGCCATCTATCAATTGTGAcatttgttttcgtttttttggCAAATAACTGCAATAGGATtttcaatttacatttttaaaatgatttaattttttaatgatttgttTCACCCTCAGAATTTATTCATGGGGCCAGTTAGGATAGTCACTTTGTTCTAATCGATTTAggcattttgcaaaatgcaGTTTTGATAAAATGGAAACCCTCTGAATATGTGGAAATATTTAATCTACTACGTAGAACTCACGTGAAACAAAAAGCAAAAAggagtttttcatttttatttatcgtgcgatcgaaaataaagcGAACTTAGAGCAGGCCATGATTAACAGAGAAAAGCTGACGGTTGTAGTCATTGAGAGTAGCAAATATTCTAACCCTATTGAGAGCTGTCAAGGTGTTGACGTTCCAACATGTTGCCAACTGTAGAATGTTAGTCATGGCCTGctctgatttatttttgatagtACGATACTTCTTTTGATGAGTTTCAAGTCTTTTGATAAATCATTGATACAATCTTATCAAATTTCGTAACAATcgtaataaacaaaaataaatagtaaacAAGGAGTTTGTCCTTTggaatgttaaaataaaaaaatctatggaaatgtttttgaaaatttggacttttttcaaatttaggtCAACCGAGGTGATCTGATCTCTAGAGTTGACGTttgatttatttcaaaagcaaaaacTTCGCCATTTGACAAGTCAACAACTCAAAATTAGGTTTGATTGgactaatttttgaaaattggctccacttttttccaaattttgccGATAATTCGCCTAATCCACGTCAATGGATCGATTCCCGCAAAGCACCGCCCAAAACAGCTTCCACACGACGTTTTCACGAAACAATTAGACTCACTCGACCACATTTACGATAAATCCTCGAACTGTTTGCGTCACCGCTTATCTAACACCTCCCACTGAACACCGAGTTACGTCCGCGATTTTTTTCTTCCATCTGAAATCCTGTTATTTGTGTTTCTCGTTCGGCTATTATACGTTCTATTTGTCGATCAATTAACATGGACCGAGTAAGACACCTTGAAATCGCGATTTTTTCCACCGCTGATGCGCCATTCACTACGGCCCGCTTGACGCTCGCTCCGGGCTTCCTTCCTTCCGGCACCGGAAATGGAACGGCGGCCATTTCTTTCCGTTTCCGGAAGCTCCCGGTTCTGACGTCAGGCGCGCATCGATCCCCCACAAAGCTGGTCCACAAGAACGGCACGAAAGTgccaaaaaattagttttccaagagatttttttaatttttggaaaatttgtcaaaagcTCCAGTGTGAGTGGAGCGCTGGCGAGTTTGTTGTCCCCTGAATCTTGTTTGGGTGCTAATTGCGTTGGCACCTTGGGCCCAATTAGCGCCCAAACCGGACGCGTTGGGTAAGGCGAGCCTGTCCCGCACCTAGTCCTAGCGCTTTCCTCCTGTCGCGTTCGTACGAACCAGGAAGCGTGCGATATGTGGGCACTTCGCCGGCATTTCCGCGTCGGGGCCACTAGGTGAAGTTGACACCGCGGCTCACTTGTTGCACTCCTCCACGGTAGGCGTTCAATCGGAGAAATCCTTACGTAAGGCCCCGTGCAATATCGGTCGCTGCGCGCTGATGTAACGCTCAAGAAATCACATCCGTGTCGAGAATTTGCCACAGACGGGATTTGTGCAACTCGCGGGGGGCCCAACGCTGTctcaacccaaaaaaaaaaaattactcaataaatttttttttctactcgttcaaatttcatttcccaaCTCCAACGAAATGTATTCAATTTCTTGCCTCGTTGAGGCGACGCAACTGATCCAAAGGGGACTAAAGTCGCAACAACCGCACCCCTTTGTTTCTTACAGAGGGTGCACGGTACTAAGGGTGTCGACACACGACGCAATACGACCCAGACACTTGTTTCCACAACCAACATAAATTCTATTACAAGGTTGTATTTTTTTGGACACACTCTATATACTTTCCGGACGACATTGACAACTTTATCTCTGAAACGAACAGAAATGTGCATATTTGTTGTCAAATAATGTTCACTAAAGTGACGATGTACTTTTGCAAATCCAActggaaacaaattaaatttagttctttcgtttttattcttgcaaaaaatgtcTCCTTGACATTGCTTCCGGAATTGTTCATACTTGTAAAACGTATtggcaaattatatttttatcgtTTTCCTGGTTTCGCCttcttttatttcattttttctccTACAACGAAACCTGTCGGGCTGTTTTATTTAAGTAAACTTCCGTAATAGTTTTCAGGCAACGTAAAAAGTGacgtaatttttgttataaaagaCAAATTTGTTCGCGGATTTTTTTCATCTGTTTGCACTGGTCGCGACCAAATAGAATCGCGGAATGATTGGATAATCCATAAACTGATCAATCACTGGAGAGTTCATCAAATGCTTGTTGAAATGAGCTTTAAATAAACGTCAGTCGCGCTATCATCAAAATGCAAGGAATTGCACCAAATTAGCAAAATAAATACTGAGTTAACTGGTTTTTAGAATGTTGAGAAACATTTCTTAGATTTGTTAgattttgcatcatttttattatttattcctACACAATGACTAAAACTAGTATATTCATCAACTCTCGTGTAATGCGACTATTGTTCACGAGAATGATCGTCTGAGTGTGCGGTAGCCATCACACACGAGCAGAATACGATACTTTTTCCATGAAGtacaaatttcataatttgcgCCAACAGGATTCATTTGTGACTTTTTTAAAGGCTCGCGAATTATGTCATTTCTAAATAATCATGACATATGCAATGATTTGAAAAGGCTATTTTGCGATTGGCCAAACCAGTCGAGTGTGAATTATTACTCACAGCAGTGGGTAATGATTAGCATTACTGCACACACACATATACAACGAATATATGTATTGTATATTTAGGagtagaaaatagtatattattatacgagtttaacAAGACGTTGTATTATCACATGAGTGTGTTgaaagcacgacgagcgtaacGAGAAGTGCTTTAACGGGACGAATGTGCTAATACGTCTTGTTAAACGagtttaatatactattttatctactttgctttactaattCCTGAAATTTCAGCTCTTCAAGTTTTCATATTAGACTAGGGACTTTCGCGTGGGTTGGTAAtagacatttttcacaaaaatgtaaggttattttactaaatttacttcGTAGTTTCACTGGTTACCTTAACGCCTGACGTCAAACGGCTGGTTTTGccaatataacaaaagctaaaagttaccGGTTACCggtataataatgagcctattTGTAACTCAAAgtagataaataaattttttatcttttaattcTAAACTAATCACATTATagttaatttgttatttcacTTGATAAAATGATAAATGCTGAAAACAATTCATTCTCAACACtttacagattaaaataataccaGTAGTAAACTGTTTTGGCTTTTGGCTATCCACGATTAATTAGAGAGCATGTCAGATTGTTAAGAACTTAGATCCGGTGACGTTTGTTGTCTGTATCTTATCTTATCTTCTAGTAAGAGTGTTTAATACCTCGCGACAAACACTTTTTCATATtaacaacatattttttactttttcgcTCGAAATTTATATTCACcgttttgaaagaaaaatgttggTTGATTTCGGAGGTGTTTACATCTGAAGACCTTAATTGTAGaaataaaagaacaaaacCTTCAAATGACCAACCAGATAACAGGCACGCGCCCACCTCGTAGCGGTGTGGGTGACTTTCTTCGCCTCTTTGGTCACCGGATCCGTGTCCACTTGAACCAGTTTGGACCGCCGCATATCACCATTTTAAGCGAAAAAATTGTGAGTAGGAGATGTGCCTAAAAAATTGGATTCTTTATTTTTCCGCTCTATAAAAATTTCCCTTGCtctataaaaattgaaataaaaccaGTGGACAATCCAGGTCTTTATGTGTTACGCTACGTTTAACGTCTTGCGTAAATGTCGCGTTAaaagcaaaatagaaaaaatacaaCCACACAAACTGATGGGCAGCGTAACAATCGGTGATTCGATTTCCACACGCCTGCGTTTTTGCCCTGgtctatatttaaaaaaatttcaaacgaaaCTAGTggcgaaaaatatttgtaattgtgTACCAATATGGTGCGCAACAAATCAGGACCTGAAAGAATCGCTTCGAAGAATTGGATTGGTGGGAAGTTTTTGTATCGATTTAAAGTAAAACCGGAAGTATTTATTGACGTATCGATAAGTCGATTATTCTGATACTTTATCAGCAATAAAATTTGGCGTCCCGTCGACGCGCCAAAGAATTTGCAACAACAATCTGGGAAGCGATCTGTCTCAGCAGCCTTGACGTTCTGTAAGTGAGACAGGTTTGCAACTAGTGATAAACTAGATTATTACTAGACACAACAAAAGCCCGAATGCAACCCATATTATGCAGGTCCATATTAGGCCGTGCAattaaaatgtgattttcGCTTCGAGTCTCCGATTCCTCGCGTTGTTCCTttcgtttttgatttttgcccgTCTGGTTGTCGTTGTACGGCTTCTTCCCCGCATCCTGCAACCTGTCTGGTGGTGCATgtaaatgaattttttgtgTCGTCGAGGTGTCGGAAACCTATCAGAAACCAAAACAACGCCGTCACCGGCTGCAGCTGGTGTCAGGAAGTCTCCAGTTTCACACATGTTCTTCGTGCACCGGCTCTGTTTATTCAACGCTGTTTGCTTACGCACACTTGGAGAGCTTTCGCCTCGCATTCACTATTTACAGAAACGGAATCCACGCGCTTTTTTCGCGTGGAAACAGTCCTAGATTTAGAACAACAATGGAAGCAGGAACCAAACCAAACAAACATATCCGGGTTGCACCAGTTTCATATCTGTGCTGATGACGTTTTAATTCCGTCTTGATTGTTGGTTTTTCGGCGGGTTTAATCGAGTTCCATGCAGATTCTCTGTTTGTCTAATTACCTGCAAAAAATCCTTTCCCAGTGACGACGCTTCGTAACACAATCCCAACAGTCTGGACGAAAATATTACGGGCCACATGTGGCTGCAGTcgacttttaatttaaaacaggcTTTCAAGCCATCTCATCAGACTAAGTGATTTAGCCGGGGCTGAAAATATTAACCTCGCACTCGCTCATTGTCGAGGTGCACTCGAATTATTGCACTTCATCAGCGCTGATGCGTCTTTTCCACACCGACCTGCCCTAACGCGGTTCTTCCCCTAATTAGCGGTGCGGACGAAGGAATGCGGCGAGATTTCACATAGCGCACCTGTGGATGAACAGACAACAGGTGTGGACTAGTCACAGGTTAGGATTGCATTTGAATGTTGGGCGTTTAATGAGTCGAGGGTCGTTCCAGTTTCGCTTTCTCGAACCGGCTTCCACACCCCTGAAATAACGGAGGGGACTACCCACGGGGGGTGACAAATACGCACAAATCGACAAAGGAAGCTCCGACACTTTTCCGATTTATACCTGCACGAGGGGATGGACCGAAGTTGATACTTTTTACGACTTTTTGGCATCTTACCAGAATTCTATGTGTTATGGAAACGCTCGTTTTGTCCAACACTACAATGAACATCTTGCAGTTTATTTTATCTCGTGTGGCATTCAATATGGAATGCTTTTGGGTGGAACAATCAAACAGTTTTTTCATTGATAGACTCCCGAAATTCTTCTGCGGTCATCTTTCACTGTCTCCTTTCGATGTTCTATTCAACGTTATTGCGCTCACGACTACAcacaaagaaaattattgtttatacAACGAGTGCGATATAGGCGTTGTTATCGCACTATGTGAAATCTGCACAACGAGGCGCACGCCGAGCAATAAGCATTGATGATTTTCAAAGTGATTAAATATCTTAGCAACTACATCAACagtaaaatttcgattttgttttttctttttaaaggAAGCATAAGTTCTTCAGATGAAGATTTGCCTTCGGGTATAAAAGAAACAGTGTCAAGCGTCATTTCAGATCTTGTTTCAAAGAAGAATACAAGCTAAAAGAAATCTAAAATGTCTAACAGAAAGaatataacaataaaacacCGCTTTGGACGATCTTCAACGATGATGGCGGCTGACTCTGGAGCAGATCTTTGAACTGGAAAAGAGACATAGCTGCTGGAAGCTGTACAAATTTTGgcaggaaaataaaatattccttGATCGTCTAAAAtgtagaaataattaaatgagcAATCAACTATCACATATGTCAACATCTGGAGTGAAGTTGTACGATagcaaaaattgtgttttttattgttccgttTATTTACTTTACGGTAGAGCATGCGGTAATCATTTATTACCACATGGTTTGTGGTAAAGTAGGTCATTACCTGTATGAAATATGTGGGATAAATAAGACATATCGCAGTGAGGTAGATAAACATGTTTATTCACCTGGAATCTGTTCGAATTTACCAGGCGTATCCCTTTCTGCAACTTGTTTACAACCGGAAGTAGATTTTGCGTTTGTTCAGCGTTTCTTGAAAAGTGTCGAGATTTTGTGTGAGGTGATTCGATGGATTGATAATCTAGAATCGTCGTCCTGTTATCTGTGTACGTTTTTCCCAAAGCCGTGACCCCATCTCTATCAATAGCGCGATATTTGGTCTGCAAACAACGGCTCCTCTACACATCCGTCGTCGCTTCCTCGAAGAAGATGCAGGTTAAAAGTGTAATAGTACGGCATCGTCCCCtacttttgaaaaatgtcgAGCGCACACGGAAGAAAGCCGGAACGGCGTTCCCACGCTCGACAATAGCTGGAGACGTCTTAAGAAACTGCACATTGCGTCGTCTTCTTCTTCAGCAGCCGGCCGTGTCTTCTTTCATCGGAACCAGTTTGGATTGATTGTTATGTAATGCGTGTTGGGAACCGACATTGTTGTGATCCTCCGACTTTAATTTCTTCGACCGAAAATAATCCGTCGTTTGACAGCATCTAAAATCGTCGGAATGTCGTCTACTTCCGGCATCCAACACTCACCGATGAAAGTCCTTATCGTGAAATATTCTCGGCTGTCTATTTCTGGCCGAATGACTGGTCTTTCTTCGTCTTGTAGTGGCGTTGTTTGTTTTGCGGTTGCGGCTGGAACCCGTTCCAGAAATGATCTAATTTTACTGTTGCGTCACTTAACAAAAGAATAATGGATGCGTCCCCGATGACCGGGGAAGCGAAGGGGACGTCGCCCTTACAAAAGCTCCGACGATTTTTTTAGCGAGGGTAGATGGGGTGGTGCACAGCAAGTGTGGCTTGTCTTTGCAGGTTAGACACATCTGGCCGCTTTCGGTCCGGGGGGCGGCGGAAATAAGGATAGATCGTCGAGGGGCTCTTGTCACCCCACCGAGCTTTACACGCCATTCCAAGGACGACCACCTGCCACCAAACAGATTTCTTCTGGACCAAATTtggtttttccaaaaacttgACTAGTTTCACTTGAACCTTCACACGCAGATTAGATCTACACCAATCGTTACGAGTTAGAACGTAAAGCTTTTAGATCAATCAGCGATTGTTCGATTGTTGTCCCCCCAACCCTTCATTTCTGCCCACTTACCGATAATTTCGAGTTTTACGCAGTTATCTAATACAAAATTCAACGTACCATTATAGATCATCACAGTCAGATTTTGATTTACGATTCtatctaattaaaaaaacaacagtTCCACTTCTAGATAATTCACCTATCGATGGGTTTTCATCGATAAGACAGCGATACCTAATGACGTCACGCTATCGAAACGACAACTTGATTATATGCTAAGTAATGACCCATAAATCACAAGCGAAATCATCACAAAGTCAGGTtagaattaatatttttattttttaccaaCATTATCCAAAATCGTTACTGCGTGACGGAAATGTACGCCTCCAAGTTACTACTGTTCGGTTCTTTGTTGCTCAATGGTGAGCAAAAATGTCTGGAAACCATCGCCCAAAACCCTGTAGTGGTGCTACAGAGTGGTCCAGAATGTTTCCGAAATTTTGACTTCCGCAAGGCTGACTCGTATCTGGTGACTGTAGATGTGGAAGATTTGAAAAGTGTGTTGCAGAGATGGTCGTCGGTGGAGTTTTTCAATCCACGAGCGAGATTTTGGTTTTTGACCAACACCACAGAACCTTGAcgatttttcgaaattttggcAAAGTTCTACATAGTAAACGTGGCACTAGTGACGGGATCAGATCAGATTTATACCTATCTGCCGTACCAAAACGAAGACATCAACAGACCGGATACCACACCGGTCTATGTGGGCAAGTGTCAAGATAGCGTAGAcccatttttccaaaaactgcCAAAATTTTGGACAAACACAACAGTCAAAGTTTTGACCAAATGCATCGCCCCTTATGTGGAGTGCGTCGGCGAAATCTCCGGCCCCGAGATCCAGATTTTTAAGTTAGTCCAGGGAGTGCTCAAGTTTAAGACGGAATATGTCCTTGACAAGACGATGCAGTTTGGTATGGTCAAGACAAATGGAAGCTACTCGGCGTCTTTTCGCTGTTTGCAAGAACGCCAAGTCGACATGAGTCTAGGTGCGTTTCGGAGCATAGGTCACACCCAGTTCCGAGATTTTGACTTTAGTACCAACCACATGGAGGACAGGTTGGTCTGGGTGGTGCCCAAAGCGCTGCCTTTGGCTCACTGGATTCGAATCGTCAAGACTTTCGAACTGAAGTTTTGGATCACCCTGATCATTTTGACCATAATAGTGagcaaaatcatccaaaagaTCAGTCTGGTGGCAAAGGAACCGTCAAAAATCTTCTACCAATTTCCGTTACAAGTTGCGGTACGACTTTTAGTTGGTCGGTACTTGAAGCAAACACCCACCAAGCTCCAAGTGCGCATTGTTTTTATCTTCTGGGTGTATTTTTGCATGcttttcaacataattttCAACAGCAATTTGATAAACGTGTTTTTTGGAAGCTTCCACACGTTCCAAATAGATTCTTTCCACAATATCATGGAGTCCAATTTGGATGTGGGTTTAACTGACGACGTGAAACAGATTTTGGGCCAGGAACCGAACTCGTCACTCTTCGCAGTGAAGAAAGACATTTTAACTTGTCCCTTTGGGGTGCAGTGTCTGAATCGCACGCTTTTCGCACGAGATCTGGTGTGTTGTTGGGGGAAAAGGAGTATCATGAATCGAATGGCGATGTCGTACAACATCGACGTCCACTTCATCGACGATCACCTTTTGTTCTTCTACatcttcttttattttgtcaaGGGTTATCCAGTTGTGCCGCAAGTCAGCCGGGCGATAGTCCAATTGAAATCTGTTGGTCTGGTTCAGCACGTTATGGATAAGATCGACCATCCCAAAGCGAACACAGTGGACGAGCTGACGTCGAAAGTGCTCACATTCAAACTACTCGAGGGTCCTTTTTATTTGGTGTTTTTGGGGTGGCTGTGCGCCCTTCTTGTTTTCGGGGCCGAAGTGATTCATCATCGGTGGTC of Tenebrio molitor chromosome 6, icTenMoli1.1, whole genome shotgun sequence contains these proteins:
- the LOC138133113 gene encoding uncharacterized protein, with the protein product RFFEILAKFYIVNVALVTGSDQIYTYLPYQNEDINRPDTTPVYVGKCQDSVDPFFQKLPKFWTNTTVKVLTKCIAPYVECVGEISGPEIQIFKLVQGVLKFKTEYVLDKTMQFGMVKTNGSYSASFRCLQERQVDMSLGAFRSIGHTQFRDFDFSTNHMEDRLVWVVPKALPLAHWIRIVKTFELKFWITLIILTIIVSKIIQKISLVAKEPSKIFYQFPLQVAVRLLVGRYLKQTPTKLQVRIVFIFWVYFCMLFNIIFNSNLINVFFGSFHTFQIDSFHNIMESNLDVGLTDDVKQILGQEPNSSLFAVKKDILTCPFGVQCLNRTLFARDLVCCWGKRSIMNRMAMSYNIDVHFIDDHLLFFYIFFYFVKGYPVVPQVSRAIVQLKSVGLVQHVMDKIDHPKANTVDELTSKVLTFKLLEGPFYLVFLGWLCALLVFGAEVIHHRWSRVSRKTKKEG